A part of Streptomyces sp. NBC_01497 genomic DNA contains:
- the dnaJ gene encoding molecular chaperone DnaJ, with amino-acid sequence MATDYYAVLGVRRDASQDEIKKAFRRLARELHPDVNPDPKTQERFKEINAAYEVLSDPQKKQVYDLGGDPLSSNGGGGGAGGFGAGGFGNFSDIMDAFFGTASQRGPRSRTRRGQDAMIRLEIELNEAAFGTTKEIQVDTAVVCTTCNGEGAAPGTSAQTCDMCRGRGEVSQVTRSFLGQVMTSRPCPQCQGFGTVVPTPCPECAGDGRVRSRRTLTVKIPAGVDDGTKIQLAGEGEVGPGGGPAGDLFVEIRELPHAVFQRRGDDLHCTVTIPMTAAALGTQCPLETLDGVEDVDVRPGTQSGQSIPLHGRGVTHLRGGGRGDLIVHVEVTTPSKLDADQEHLLRELSKLRGEERPTGQFQPGQQGLFSRLKDAFNGR; translated from the coding sequence GTGGCCACGGACTACTACGCCGTACTCGGCGTGCGCCGCGACGCGTCCCAGGACGAGATCAAGAAGGCATTCCGGCGGCTCGCACGCGAGCTGCACCCGGACGTCAACCCCGATCCCAAGACGCAAGAGCGCTTCAAAGAGATCAACGCCGCTTACGAGGTCCTGTCGGACCCGCAGAAGAAGCAGGTCTACGACCTCGGCGGAGACCCGCTGTCCAGCAACGGCGGCGGTGGCGGGGCGGGCGGCTTCGGGGCCGGTGGCTTCGGCAACTTCTCCGACATCATGGACGCGTTCTTCGGTACGGCGTCGCAGCGCGGGCCCCGCTCGCGCACGCGGCGCGGCCAGGACGCGATGATCCGGCTGGAGATCGAGCTCAACGAGGCCGCCTTCGGCACGACGAAGGAGATCCAGGTCGACACGGCCGTCGTCTGCACCACGTGCAACGGCGAGGGCGCGGCGCCCGGAACCTCGGCCCAGACCTGCGACATGTGTCGCGGTCGCGGTGAGGTCTCGCAGGTGACGCGGTCGTTCCTCGGCCAGGTCATGACCTCGCGTCCGTGCCCGCAGTGCCAGGGCTTCGGCACCGTGGTGCCGACCCCGTGCCCCGAGTGCGCGGGCGACGGGCGCGTGCGCTCCCGCCGCACGCTCACCGTCAAGATCCCGGCCGGTGTCGACGACGGCACCAAGATCCAGCTGGCGGGCGAGGGCGAGGTCGGACCCGGCGGCGGCCCGGCCGGCGACCTGTTCGTGGAGATCCGCGAGCTCCCGCACGCGGTCTTCCAGCGTCGAGGGGACGACCTGCACTGCACGGTGACGATCCCGATGACGGCGGCAGCGCTCGGCACGCAGTGTCCGTTGGAGACGCTGGACGGCGTGGAGGACGTCGACGTACGGCCGGGCACGCAGTCCGGCCAGTCGATCCCGCTGCACGGCCGTGGCGTGACCCACCTGCGCGGTGGCGGCCGGGGCGACCTGATCGTCCACGTCGAGGTCACGACCCCGTCGAAGCTGGACGCGGATCAGGAGCACCTGCTGCGCGAACTGTCCAAGCTGCGCGGCGAGGAGCGCCCGACGGGCCAGTTCCAGCCGGGGCAGCAGGGGTTGTTCTCCCGTTTGAAGGATGCGTTCAACGGTCGTTAG